ATTCTTTCTCTTAATATCAATAAAGTTCCCGCTTGACAAGAAGCATATGCTTTCCTCTGAGAAGGCTAATTCATCAGGAAACAGTTCTCTGCAACTTCTAGTCTTAAACATTGTTTATGGGAAGACTTATTTGTAGTGAATCAAGAAATATCTTCTAGAAATATATTCTAGAAATAAATTCTAGTCTGTgttttttggaagtgtttttctctGGCTAGTCCACGAAGTACTCTGGGATAATTTTTCTATCTTCTTGGTCTCTCTTTAGGAGGTGAAATATCCGGAGTATTTGGACCTGAGAGCCTACATGTCACAGTCAATGGGAGAACCACTGCTCTATGCCTTATACGCGGTGCTGGTACATCACGGTGTCAGCTGTCACTCAGGACACTATATATGCTATGTAAAGGTCAACAGCATTTCTAACAGGGTAAAGGTTGTGCTGGCAAACCAGTGAAAGCGTGACTAGCAGCTACTGTTTCTAGGGAAAAagatttcattatatttttatttgacacGTGTGTATTTTGTTCCTATCCGTGATTTCATTTGGAACACGTGCAATTCACCTAAAGAAATGGTTGTCTTTATTTGCAGGCTGGTAATGGACTTTGGTATCAGATGAATGATGCTAAAGTAGTCCGTACTGACATTAAGAGAGTTCTTGGTCAGCAAGCTTACATACTTTTTTATATCAGGTAATAACAAATCTTAACATGTGTTCAGAAGAGATTTACTTTCCTgttattgatatttttctgttttgcaagtgtttttcttGCTATCCCagggaaagattattatttgtCTAATTCAGTTCTGTCTAACCTGAAATTCTCTGTGTCATTTATTATCTTTTGTTGCTTGGCCTGAAACTGCAGCACTTGTGTAAATTGCTATCTATGTGTTACCTGTAGCTGGCTAATttagagaaggagagaaatgaaGGTCATCTGTCGTGTAAGAATGAATTATTGTTCTGAAAGTGATAGTCTTAGTAGGAAGACTGTTCTCTCCTTTTCAGTTTGTAGTCTTGGCGAAGCCTTCTGTAGAGAAGGCTTCCATATCGTATGAACTGTTCCTCTAAAATTATAGGATGGGATTTAATCCAAGAGTaggctgaaagaaaagctaaaCTACGATCACTGCTCTTTTCTGAAGGCGCTATGGTTTGACACTTGGAGAACGTGCGTTTTACTTGCCAGCACCATCTTATCCCTGTTCATTCCCTCCTGGTCAGCAGGGGGCTAATAGTAAGCAGGCTGGATTTATGGGACCACGACTTCTTCCTCATATGATTAAGGTAATTCAGGGAAGTGGGAGGGCAGGTAACGGCACCAAACTGCtagtgggtttggggtttggtgtggggttttttgtttggttttcagcatcttagttttgttttccttcccatgcTGCAGCTTTCTTCACAGCCTTCATGCTACAGCCAGAGTCATTCAAACAGTGGTTACTGCTAAATTGTGCAGCCATGCGACTCCATTACTTTATACCTCCAAGACAGCTTTCTAAAGCACAGAGAGCTACGCTCTTTGACAATTTAAGCAGAGTGTACTAATCCTCGAATCATTTAAAAGAGGACTTGTTTTTCCTATCGTCGTCACTTTAGCTAAGACAGGGAAAACTAATTGTCTTATTCCTGAGCACCAGAACAATTACTTCAGGCTTTTCAGGGTATgtttaaaggggaaaataaatatatttgggaATAGCAGCAGGTAATGTTAAGTTGTTTGGCTGGTTTTCAAAGATGATGTTAATTTGATTCCAATCGGCTGTAAACCAAAAGCAGGAATTGAATACGCTTATTGGACTTGCATTTATCTTTAAAGGGCAGTGTGTTTTTCTTCGTAGGTGTTAAGACCATTTGTAGAAATACTCAGTAGGAGagttttgtgtttcaaaatgttaaatgcaGTGTTTGCGTTAATCCATCttgccatttcttctttttaaatacagaattcaAGCCGTTTAAATGGAAATGGATCCATAAAAGAGGACGCAAAGACCACTGGTGTCACCCTAAAAAGGCCATCTTCAGCACCACCGATGGCCTGTGTTCAAAACCAGACAATTACCAGGCCTTCAATTACTGATCcgtcaagaaaacagaagatcaCCACCAGTATTCACAATAAATTGCCTGCTCGTCGGACTGTGTCACAGCCTGACTGTCTTAGCAGTGCTGCGGAGGATGAAGATCTCTACCAGGCTGTTCCTTCATCCACAATTACAAATTCGGTAatgcaaatgaagcaaatgcaaacaagcaaaaaagttTCTGATGAGATTTTTGTGGAGCCAACAGTGAATGAAAATCCTAAACTCAGCTCTGATAACACAGTCCCTTACGGTGCAGAATCTTCAGGAAAATCTGAGGAGGAGTCAAAGGGcttatttaaaaggaattgcAATGCAATGTCCTCTAATGGAATTTTGGTTGGAAAGGTAGTCCGTACATTGCAGCATTCCGGTTCTTCCTGTCAGAATGCTGACGAAGGAAGATCCCAGCATGAGCTGCCAAAAACCGATTCACTAAATGGTGCTATTAGGTTAGTTAATGAATCGAAAGAAAACGGACTGAAACTTGATGATTCCACTTGCCGAGTTGAACCTGTTAAACCTTCTGAGATgttcttttctaaaacaaaaggaTTGCTTGAAACATAGATTTGCTCCATCGAGAATTTCTCACCTATGATGTATTCGGGAGTGTTTATTGTGTTCCTAATTCAGGtgaaatactgagaaaacacagcacaaatgtGATTGTAAGACTTTGTGGTATTATCCCATTAGAATTTGCAGACCTGAGCTTACATTAGAACTTGTCAACTTAAGCTCAGCTGAGATAAAAATTCCTAAGTTTCATAAAGTAGATTTTGGGAGGTGAGTTGGGGTTATCTTTGAAGTGTAGATAATGCATACAACTCAAAACGGTCTTGCTTACCATTTAATGGAGAAATTCTGACAAGACTAGTCCTCAGTACTACtacaaatagtatttttttgtctgctgaCTTGTGCGTTTTGATTGCAGATGCCTGGAGCTATGCCTTCAGTCAATCGAGAAGTCATCATGGAGTCCCTCACAGCCAGCCAGCTGAACAGCTTGTCAGAGGAAACGAGGTAAAATGAGCACAGTCTGATTAAGACAAGACCTTATGGAAGTTCGTTACGGTTTTATCTGTCTACTAATAGTATTTAATGGAAGGATTTAAATTAGTACAATTCCATGCTGTATGTCCAGCATTATGAACAGAACTAATGATCAGCACTGAGCATATCACTCTGATGCAGGTTGGTGCCTCAAGGAAAACTTGTGCTCCTTCATagaatgtttttccatttttctccactGTCTGGAGAAACACTGGCTGTTCCCCGCTCGCCCCTATGCATTTTTTCTCAGAGCAGCAGGTGGAAGGAGACggatgcatttgcttttttagtgcaatggcttcagaagcaagaggggaaaaaacactttctctgggagctggagaaggtgtcctaatcgcaggagaggtttctaaatggcatatTTTTGTGAGTGTTCCTGTAGTccggaggtttttgtttgtttgtttgcctttggaaggttttactgTTAATCTTCacgtccttcagcagaagtgagaaatgtgattttattttgtgcagtgtcgcGGACCCTCCGAAATCTACTGGGAAGGATGAATACCTCGCACAGTACCAATGTGATGACggtggagacaaggagaaaccaagaagatcaaaagaacgtgacctcatttcaaaagaaaatgttttgtacggcaaagagacttctgagcctggtgagaaattgcggcaaacttcctctctcaagtgtgacactgaatgtagctctaaaaagctttcctcctcagctattgcagagagatgccaaggtagaaaggacaagactaaaaacactgagaaagagcattaccaaagcaagagggaacatgctcctagtgaagagaaggagagtcaaaaagcaggtcCTTCCAGCAAGAGGAGGTGTTCTCAGAGCGTGGAAGTTGTTGAGCAAAAGCGTCACaagcaggagcactgggagggaagcaggtgCAGATCTTTCCCTGGTGAAAGAAACAGCCCTgagaatggcagaagagcagTCAAATATTCAAAGTCCAGATCTGGCAGCGGAGGAAGATCAGAACAAGGTAGCAATAGATATTACCGatccaaaggggaaagaagttgGAGCAGAGAAAGATACTATCGAGATGAAGCACGGAGATGGGAAAGATGTAGCTATTACAATGATTACTATTCACCTCATGCGACAGGAGACAGTAGAGAGAGAAAGTTCTCTCACGGCAATGCAGCCTTTGACAAATGGACTGCAACTTACTACGGCAGGTCACATAAGCATTATCATTACAAAAGTGGATGGCCTCACAGTTCCCTCTTGAGAGATGAAGATGTACGTCGCTTTAGCACACCCCTAGCAGACTTGCATCGTTGCTCGGTATCTCAGCAACATTCTGGAAGACATTCTCGTGAAAGACATGCGCTTCCACCTGTGTCAGCTCATTTGGAGAACTGTcgccagaaaaatgaaacagaaggaaacagaaaaagaaaatacacccGTGCAGAAGGTAGTGAAggtgaaatagaaaggaaagacagaaagatagaaaaggagcttttaggtggtgaaaaaaatgcaaaaatatcacaagttctagaagaaaaagaagtctaagGATAAACATGGAGAGAAGGATTCCAAGTAAGCAAGGATTCCAGCATACTCCGCATTTTTTATCCTAATTCTTTTCTGGGTGCTTCTCAtgtattccttctttttttttttttttctcctttttttttcttctctttttttcttcttttttttttttctggtagtttcTAAGTTACTTAGATAGCATCAGCTGGCTGGGGATCATGTTGTTAGGTTGATCGGTGAAGATAGGAAAGCTATTGCTGAATTGTGTCAGAGCACTAGCTTTGGACCACATAGTTGGAAACACATCCGTACACCATTCTGGATTaggttaaaagtttttttctgcttgcacgTATTCCAGAGCTAGCCATTGTTAATGATCTGTGTACAAACCAGGACCTATGGTCCTCCAATCTGAGGGCTTAAGTTTGCTACATCTAAAGTAACAGAGTAACATAAGTTAGTGATACTACTGAAATAGTTGTGGTTCAGACGTAGATCTAATTTCTCCTAAGCAGGCtgaattcacagctgttgatcctCCAGCGGAGGCTTTGCAATTGAACACCTGTGGATATGTAAATTTCCCGCTGttgttctcctttcctcttgttttgttttgttttgttttcctagtaGAATAGGcttaagactctgaagaaacaggctgctttttttcatttccaacactggctgttcctcctgagccccgccttctatttttgcagtcataggatatgtgaatgtaaattcgtgggagagaggtagaaaactctgtttcaacTGGTGTTTTTTCGGCTATGTGGGGAGAACAAATCGAGTGGTTTTGAATCTTCTGGCTCTTATTCAGAGCGGCATGTGGAGGGAGACAGATGCGTTTGCTTTTTTAGTgcaatggcttcagaagcaagagggGAGAACGCACTTTCTCAGGGAGCTGAAGAAGGTGTCCTAATCacaggagaggtttctaaatggcatatctCTGCGAGTGTTCCTGTAGTccggaggtttttgtttgtttgtttgcctttggaaggttttactgTTAATCTTCacgtccttcagcagaagtgagaaatgtgattttattttgtgcagtgtcgcGGACCCTCCGAAATCTGCTGGGAATGAGGAATACCTCACGCAGTACCAATGTGATGACggtggagacaaggagaaaccaagaagatcaaaagaacgTGATCCTGCTTTACGAAGACCAGGACGCTTTGGCAGAGAGTTCCTCTTCAACTTGCCAAATAAAGAGGTGAGAACTTAAATTCAACATTAGTTCTACCATGGCAAAGTCCaactttataggaaaaaaaaataattgacaaCTTGAACAAAAGAGTGATATGTGGAGACACTGCGTTATTCCATGGAGGGCAAATCTGGTGCAAATCTTGTGCCGGAAGTGCTTTCTGTGAATTTACtgcctgaaaagcaaatgtgatgAAGTAATGAGACTGTCACAATGAAAGCTCGCTAAGTTTTAGAGAAGTTTTTTGgacaacaaagaaatgtttctggataaatttttcattacagtattttcctcTGGGTCATTAAGTCTCATAGTTTGGAAACTTGTTATTGAAGctataaatgccttttctttcattgtaggTTCCTAGAAAAAGTTCAGTataacaaataagaaatattcaatttcctggttgaaaatgcagagtgtatattaaataactgtaaaatacttgaaagttgAGCAAGTAAGAAAAGTGTATTAATAGATAAGGAGTTTTGAGggaggactgttttttttttgtttgtttgtttgctttttggtttgtttgtttcttgttggtatttttaaggaaaacttggGACAAGCTAAAATGCAATGATTTTGCTTCCAGgctagaaaagaaattttcaagattCATACTTGTGACTGGACCCCTAAGGCACCGGACATGTTGCTTGATGCAAAGATGCAATGCCTGACGGACCAGAGAAAAAACGCCTCTGTTTCAGCaggtaaagaaaaatagatCCCTGTTATGTTTAAATTCTCAGGACTGCTGAGTCTTTGTAAACAGTTCCAGCTGTTAAAAGTACGAGGGGTGGTAGACGAAGGGGTAACATCAAGTTTGTGTGTTGAAGGGGTGCTTGGTATTCACAAGAAGAAAGGGTGAAGGGACTAAAGTGGTAATGAAGTTGCTCTGAATGACCAAATTCACTTCCTAAGCCAAAGTGATCTGTAGACTACCAGAACACGTTGACTTAATCCATGGCATTCTTTGAAAGAC
The sequence above is a segment of the Anas acuta chromosome 4 unlocalized genomic scaffold, bAnaAcu1.1 SUPER_4_unloc_2, whole genome shotgun sequence genome. Coding sequences within it:
- the LOC137848782 gene encoding LOW QUALITY PROTEIN: ubiquitin carboxyl-terminal hydrolase 42-like (The sequence of the model RefSeq protein was modified relative to this genomic sequence to represent the inferred CDS: deleted 1 base in 1 codon; substituted 1 base at 1 genomic stop codon) codes for the protein MDILLDWDAFFFHSSGCEQDFCMMCTMETHINQALRCTVDAIEPTHVISNLSRIGQHFRFGSQEDAHEFLRYTVDAMQEACLNGSTELDRSSQATTIIHQIFGGFLRSRVKCLNCKAVSDTYEAFLDITLDIKAVSSVTRALELFVKPEELGGENCYKCSECKKMVPASKRFTIHRSSKVLTISLKRFADFTGGKINKEVKYPEYLDLRAYMSQSMGEPLLYALYAVLVHHGVSCHSGHYICYVKAGNGLWYQMNDAKVVRTDIKRVLGQQAYILFYIRRYGLTLGERAFYLPAPSYPCSFPPGQQGANSKQAGFMGPRLLPHMIKNSSRLNGNGSIKEDAKTTGVTLKRPSSAPPMACVQNQTITRPSITDPSRKQKITTSIHNKLPARRTVSQPDCLSSAAEDEDLYQAVPSSTITNSMPGAMPSVNREVIMESLTASQLNSLSEETSVADPPKSTGKDEYLAQYQCDDGGDKEKPRRSKERDLISKENVLYGKETSEPGEKLRQTSSLKCDTECSSKKLSSSAIAERCQGRKDKTKNTEKEHYQSKREHAPSEEKESQKAGPSSKRRCSQSVEVVEQKRHKQEHWEGSRCRSFPGERNSPENGRRAVKYSKSRSGSGGRSEQGSNRYYRSKGERSWSRERYYRDEARRWERCSYYNDYYSPHATGDSRERKFSHGNAAFDKWTATYYGRSHKHYHYKSGWPHSSLLRDEDVRRFSTPLADLHRCSVSQQHSGRHSRERHALPPVSAHLENCRQKNETEGNRKRKYTRAEGSEGEIERKDRKIEKELLGGEKMQKYHKFXKKKKSKDKHGEKDSNVADPPKSAGNEEYLTQYQCDDGGDKEKPRRSKERDPALRRPGRFGREFLFNLPNKEVPRKSSV